A window from Branchiostoma lanceolatum isolate klBraLanc5 chromosome 9, klBraLanc5.hap2, whole genome shotgun sequence encodes these proteins:
- the LOC136442715 gene encoding receptor-type tyrosine-protein phosphatase F-like, giving the protein MEGKLSEAPVYTPLPHRIPAVGTTGWFVIDDLEPAESYYFQVRAWNIIGISEPGNALEVQTFASNPSAPRNLQVPYKNSTAVQLSWERPQQRNGDVRVYELQYRDQNSQDFDSIEVVSTSPTTSQLVVNLWPLTFYHFRVRAATVWNGERLWGNYSNFLQVQTNPGAPFAAPRNVQATGNSSDTILVEWQEIPFSMQNGVITSYTLRYKRTDNGEVWRTKTTDRPTTSTFLSGLKPWREYRIEVQGTNAQGSGPFSDPALARTFQSAPTGAPTDVSIVGVSPKEIQVTWQPVSSEFQNGVIGGYRVKLDGQEHTYVSGAANRDVTIGGLRPWTEYLVEVAAVNVALNVTGLYSAARSGRTLEDGEIGMNTGHFRFGKTSLTILDVRYSRPVTSSSVMSI; this is encoded by the exons ATGGAAGGAAAGCTGAG TGAAGCACCAGtgtacacccccctcccccaccggATCCCTGCGGTTGGGACAACCGGCTGGTTCGTCATCGACGACCTTGAGCCGGCGGAGTCGTATTACTTCCAGGTCCGTGCATGGAACATCATCGGCATCAGCGAGCCGGGAAATGCTCTGGAGGTCCAGACTTTCGCTTCGA ACCCCTCGGCGCCCAGAAACCTGCAGGTTCCCTATAAGAACTCCACTGCCGTGCAGCTGAGCTGGGAGCGACCGCAGCAGCGCAACGGGGACGTGCGGGTGTACGAGCTGCAGTACCGGGACCAGAACTCTCAAG ATTTTGACTCCATTGAAGTTGTGTCGACCTCCCCCACTACGTCCCAGCTGGTGGTTAACCTTTGGCCTCTGACCTTTTACCATTTCCGTGTGCGGGCAGCGACGGTTTGGAATGGGGAGAGACTCTGGGGAAACTACAGCAACTTCCTACAGGTCCAGACTAACCCTGGGG caCCGTTTGCGGCGCCCCGGAACGTCCAAGCCACGGGGAACTCCTCGGACACGATCCTGGTGGAGTGGCAGGAGATCCCCTTCAGCATGCAGAACGGCGTCATCACGTCCTACACGCTACGCTACAAG cggACCGACAATGGTGAGGTCTGGAGAACAAAGACGACGGACCGACCAACCACATCGACCTTCCTGTCTGGCCTGAAGCCGTGGCGGGAGTACCGGATAGAAGTGCAGGGGACAAACGCGCAGGGCTCCGGGCCATTCTCCGATCCGGCGCTTGCAAGGACCTTCCAGTCTG cCCCAACAGGTGCTCCAACAGATGTCAGTATCGTAGGTGTGTCTCCGAAGGAGATACAAGTCACCTGGCAG CCTGTGAGCTCAGAGTTCCAGAACGGCGTGATTGGCGGCTACCGCGTGAAGCTGGACGGCCAAGAGCACACGTACGTTAGCGGCGCTGCAAACAGGGATGTCACGATCGGCGGGTTGAGGCCGTGGACCGAGTACCTGGTGGAGGTGGCCGCCGTCAACGTTGCCTTGAACGTGACGGGACTGTACAGCGCCGCACGGAGTGGCAGGACACTGGAGGACGGTGAGATTGGAATGAATACTGGCCACTTTAGATTTGGAAAGACTTCTTTAACAATCCTTGATGTCAGATATTCCAGACCTGTGACTTCTTCTTCTGTAATGTCCATCTGA
- the LOC136442714 gene encoding serine/arginine repetitive matrix protein 1-like — MCVGCAPGPISDLTAEVLSWGSVRLSWQPPATPNGVITGYVVSYIPIDQHFPTTQKPTTVQTKESSQNGTEGEEPTDTSASRVTRDTGPTFDLDLENATLITMETSERSALLEGLYPSTVYHVQVVARTGAGAGATPVNITTTTLPWYPIIHPPTTPEPPTTRTISTPDKAVTETASPPPGGSNAALLQPHDVPIVVGVCLTGGILLLAIIGWAGWKCRHSRAKARRRGSYLVADEIDGSRVSEDSIFSALKESSNRRMDRYGVAQPYMLDTVQEEPRSSSRHSTSSRRKRAPSDSSSRHSTSSRRSSRKERRLREVEHVQAQLGDMEPGSALLQLQEEPADADYPGMDNLGFSNPGYSGDPDGIPPPPGVPPPATPSQNSPASLHSNRTPPGPHPPPPFAHSQNSAFSPTTLPSTKVGPASPTRSLPRRRPSPSDSSASRSKGRDSVSQNGSLPGSGRQSVTSDSYPSTLDPSHLPSTSITQNGSPPRRSQQSSTPQGRRSPRDLRHRGHQKTPSSAAGSSSGRSLPDTPQSSPYSTPVSSLGRSVVYSTPLSSVGRSGGKRSRKSKHSTPSGSGLSASDLEGVPPDVQELYSKVDLSKKRKNRMKRDSAAAIARALSQEGENDVSGILDDTPVVVYRERTAL; from the exons atgtgcgtggggtgtg CCCCGGGTCCCATCTCAGACCTTACTGCAGAGGTCCTCTCCTGGGGCTCCGTACGGTTGTCATGGCAACCCCCGGCCACACCCAATGGCGTCATCACAGGCTACGTTGTCAGCTACATCCCCATTGATCAGCACTTCCCAACAACACAGAAGCCGACAACGGTCCAAACGAAGGAAAGCTCCCAGAATGGAACCGAAGGAGAGGAACCTACTG ACACCTCTGCCTCAAGAGTGACCCGAGACACAGGTCCcacctttgaccttgacctGGAGAATGCGACCTTGATCACCATGGAGACGAGTGAGCGGAGTGCGCTGCTGGAGGGGCTGTACCCCAGTACTGTGTACCATGTACAGGTGGTGGCCAGGACTGGGGCTGGGGCAGGGGCTACACCTGTCAACATCACAACTACTACAT TGCCCTGGTATCCCATCATCCATCCACCCACCACTCCTGAACCTCCCACAACAAGAACCATCTCAACCCCCGACAAGGCTGTCACAGAGACCGCCTCCCCTCCCCCTGGGGGCAGCAACGCAGCCCTCCTCCAGCCTCACGACGTCCCCATAGTGGTGGGGGTGTGCTTGACAGGTGGAATTCTCCTCCTGGCGATTATCGGGTGGGCCGGTTGGAAGTGTCGCCACAGCCGCGCCAAGGCAAGACGTCGCGGATCCTACC TTGTTGCAGACGAGATAGATGGCAGTAGGGTGAGTGAAGACAGCATCTTCAGCGCGCTGAAGGAGTCCAG TAATCGCAGAATGGACAGATACGGAGTCGCGCAGCCCTACATGCTCGACACTGTACAGGAGGAGCCGCGCAGCTCTTCCAGGCACTCCACATCCTCCCGCCGGAAAAGGGCCCCTAGCGACAGCTCTTCCAGGCACTCTACATCCTCCCGCAGGAGTTCCCGGAAGGAGAGAAGGTTGAGGGAGGTGGAACATGTCCAGGCACAGCTGGGAGACATGGAGCCGGGG TCGGCCCTGCTACAGCTTCAAGAGGAGCCAGCGGACGCAGACTACCCCGGGATGGACAACCTGGGCTTCTCTAACCCGGGGTACTCTGGGGATCCTGATGGCATCCCACCTCCTCCAG GTGTTCCTCCACCAGCCACACCTTCCCAGAATTCACCAGCAAGTCTCCATAGCAACAGGACTCCGCCCGGGCCACACCCACCTCCTCCGTTTGCACACTCCCAGAATTCCGCCTTCTCCCCCACGACCTTGCCCTCTACTAAGGTCGGCCCGGCTTCCCCGACCCGATCGCTGCCAAGGAGACGACCTTCGCCCTCTGACTCCTCAGCCAGCAGGTCAAAGGGCAGGGACAGCGTGTCACAGAATGGGTCGTTGCCAGGCAGCGGTAGGCAGTCTGTGACCTCTGACAGTTACCCCTCGACTCTTGACCCCTCACACTTGCCCTCAACAAGCATTACGCAAAATGGCAGTCCTCCGAGGAGGAGTCAGCAGTCGTCTACTCCTCAAGGTCGTCGAAGTCCCAGGGATCTACGCCACAGAGGTCATCAGAAAACGCCCTCTAGTGCAG CTGGTTCCTCGAGCGGCAGGTCGTTGCCCGACACGCCCCAGAGCAGCCCCTACAGCACCCCCGTTTCCAGTTTGGGCCGGTCCGTAGTCTACAGCACCCCCCTCTCTAGTGTGGGACGGTCCGGTGGAAAGAGGTCCAGAAAGAGCAAACACTCCACCCCCTCGGGCAGCGGTCTGTCTGCCTCGGACCTGGAGGGGGTACCCCCCGATGTTCAGGAGCTCTACTCAAAG GTTGACCTGTCGAAGAAGCGGAAGAACAGAATGAAGCGGGACAGCGCGGCGGCCATCGCGCGTGCCCTGAGCCAGGAGGGGGAGAATGACGTCAGCGGGATTCTGGACGACACGCCTGTCGTAGTGTACAGAGAGAGGACCGCTTTGTGA